One Hordeum vulgare subsp. vulgare chromosome 4H, MorexV3_pseudomolecules_assembly, whole genome shotgun sequence DNA window includes the following coding sequences:
- the LOC123449755 gene encoding butanoate--CoA ligase AAE1-like, with translation MSSRASLLRRLIIHRHRSIDDNIGSVQPQHQRQLIPIRHHYSNPHQRYSNPGPDLAGVRAFTSLSTPWPCRPRASLSPSSFFSSLVAGRGQGEEPEAEVLDMDAGTVRCAANYAPLTPLSFIERAAAVYGDRAAVVYGEARRRTWREVRERCVRVAAALATRLGVARGDVVAVLSPNVPAMYELHFAVPMAGAVLCTFNTRHDAAMVSALLKHSGAKVFLVESSLLDIGKAALKRLADQPNAASIPFLVIMSDDAGSVKDSGCAADYDYEGLIKNAPSKFDVRWPANELDPITLNYTSGTTSRPKGVVYNHRGAYLNTIGTVLAYDITPMPTYLWTVPMFHCNGWHLPWGVAMQGGTNVCLRHFTAGVIFDSIARNGVTHMGGAPTVLNMIVNAPAADRRLLPGTVRVMTGGAPPPPRVLAGMEELGFVVYHIYGLTETHGPATVCTWMPEWDTLPAEERARLKARQGFHHIAMEEVDVKDPATMESVPRDGEAAGEVMFRGNTVMSGYYRDIDATKEAMAGGWLHTGDLAVRHPDGYIQLKDRAKDIIISGGENISSIEVESVIFSHPAVLEAAVVARPDKHWGETPCAFVKLKDGARATEAGIIGFCRERMPHYMAPKTVVFEDLPKTSTGKTQKFVLREKARAMGSLTKTGSSSKL, from the exons ATGAGCAGCAGAGCCTCGCTGCTCCGCAGACTAATTATCCATCGCCATCGCAGCATCGACGACAACATCGGATCAGTCCAGCCGCAGCACCAGCGTCAGCTGATCCCCATCCGCCACCATTATTCTAATCCCCACCAGCGTTATTCTAATCCAGGCCCCGATCTCGCCGGGGTGCGCGCGTTTACTTCCTTATCCACACCATGGCCGTGCCGCCCGCGCGCGTCCCTGTCGCcgtcgtccttcttctccagcctgGTGGCAGGCAGGGGTCAAggggaggagccggaggcggaGGTGCTGGACATGGATGCCGGCACGGTGCGCTGCGCGGCCAACTACGCGCCGCTCACGCCGCTCAGCTTCATCGAGCGCGCCGCGGCGGTGTACGGTGACCGCGCCGCCGTGGTGTACGGGGAGGCCCGCCGGCGCACGTGGAGGGAGGTGCGGGAGCGCTGCGTCCGCGTGGCCGCCGCGCTCGCCACGCGGCTCGGCGTCGCCCGCGGCGATGTG GTTGCTGTCCTCAGCCCGAACGTGCCGGCGATGTACGAGCTGCACTTCGCCGTGCCCATGGCCGGCGCCGTCCTCTGCACGTTCAACACGCGGCACGACGCGGCCATGGTGTCCGCCCTGCTCAAGCACTCCGGCGCCAAGGTCTTCCTCGTCGAGTCGAGCCTCCTCGACATCGGTAAAGCCGCTCTGAAGCGCCTCGCCGATCAGCCGAACGCCGCCAGCATTCCGTTCCTTGTGATCATGTCGGACGACGCCGGCTCGGTCAAGGACTCCGGCTGCGCGGCGGACTACGACTACGAGGGTCTGATCAAGAACGCCCCGTCCAAGTTCGACGTCCGGTGGCCGGCGAACGAGCTGGACCCGATCACGCTCAACTACACGTCCGGCACGACGTCGCGGCCCAAGGGCGTGGTCTACAACCACCGCGGCGCCTACCTCAACACCATCGGCACGGTCCTCGCCTACGACATCACCCCGATGCCGACCTACCTGTGGACGGTGCCCATGTTCCACTGCAACGGCTGGCACCTGCCGTGGGGCGTGGCCATGCAGGGCGGCACCAACGTCTGCCTCCGCCACTTCACCGCCGGGGTCATCTTCGACAGCATCGCGCGGAACGGGGTGACGCACATGGGCGGCGCGCCGACGGTGCTCAACATGATCGTCAACGCGCCGGCCGCGGACCGGAGGCTGCTGCCGGGGACGGTGCGCGTCATGACGGGcggcgctccgccgccgccccgcgtcCTGGCCGGGATGGAGGAGCTCGGGTTCGTGGTGTACCACATCTACGGCCTCACGGAGACGCACGGCCCGGCCACCGTGTGCACGTGGATGCCGGAGTGGGACACGCTGCCGGCCGAGGAGCGCGCGCGGCTCAAGGCGCGGCAGGGGTTCCATCACATCgccatggaggaagtcgacgtcAAGGACCCGGCGACCATGGAGAGCGTGCCGCGCGACGGCGAGGCGGCGGGCGAGGTGATGTTCCGCGGCAACACCGTCATGAGCGGGTACTACAGGGACATCGACGCCACCAAGGAGGCCATGGCCGGAGGGTGGCTGCACACGGGCGACCTCGCCGTGCGGCACCCGGACGGGTACATCCAGCTCAAGGACCGGGCCAAGGACATCATCATATCAGGCGGCGAGAACATCAGCTCCATCGAGGTGGAGTCGGTGATCTTCAGCCACCCGGCGGTGCTGGAGGCGGCGGTCGTGGCGAGGCCCGACAAGCACTGGGGGGAGACGCCATGCGCGTTCGTGAAACTGAAGGACGGCGCCAGGGCCACAGAAGCAGGGATCATCGGTTTTTGCCGAGAGAGGATGCCGCATTACATGGCGCCCAAGACGGTGGTGTTCGAGGATCTGCCCAAGACCTCGACGGGGAAGACGCAGAAGTTTGTTCTCCGGGAGAAGGCCCGGGCCATGGGCAGCCTGACCAAGACCGGAAGCAGCAGCAAACTGTAG